A single window of Chitinophaga sp. XS-30 DNA harbors:
- a CDS encoding zinc-dependent metalloprotease, with protein MNILRVFLLSAMLIPVSAVVRAQGNSGKEELPSLTSYLKPDAQRYEGMCNIYVQDNRYLMEVPDSLEGRDVLAAITIVQGSAQRERSAGKRFGYSGDAVYESVFRFQKASGNRLTLVQPMFLNASDTTTAFYRPATASLLPVLLSFDVKAKSEYSVLIDFTDAFKGDADLFSLRGAKDELGIGELQADKSFVKSVTCFPGNINFRSVKSYGPGAVPPAKNGPGLPVAEKGLKQPGEATAWEVGASWILLPETPMKQRFMDERVGYFTTSVRDLDNYPDHPRHVQLATRWDLQPRPEDVQRYLAGELVEPAKPIIFFIDRDTPDYLVPYFIDGVNEWRRAFEKAGFKNAITAKPEPAADDSTYSLEDVRYSYISYKASPIPNAYGPSVCDPRSGEIISSRVAVFHNIMDLIQRWYFAMCATIDPEARQFPLSREVMGRLVKNVVTHEVGHALGLRHNFAGSATYDVDSIRNPAFVKKNGFGASVMDYMRFNYVVQPEDKMPPELLLPDIGVYDIFAIEWGYRWMPQFGSPKQEADSLKVWVSDKRKDPRLLFGKETDRLDPRCQSEDVGNNAVKAGRLGMKNLRKTMLHFDEWMTLMGADEDFYGRQYRSILGRYHNYLDHAWRIVGGRYNNGDALPAENMPLVVPVSREQELEAISFLKEHLFYYPEWLFPPKIMKKAGFEFGRDGAEPFAVGFSKLFLSYNRMLQNEVIAGKDSYPVSRFFEELYEDVYGKLPSGKPVDAFHRMLQRTFLAGMISSAESKAGFSKDVSLQLAMLIRKVQARCNVALPLAPDVLTKAHLQSLSDIVSIWETGTAMELIAIK; from the coding sequence ATGAATATACTACGTGTTTTTTTGCTTTCCGCCATGCTAATCCCTGTGTCCGCCGTTGTGCGGGCGCAGGGAAATAGCGGGAAAGAGGAGTTGCCGTCACTGACATCATATCTTAAGCCGGACGCGCAGCGATATGAAGGGATGTGCAACATCTATGTACAGGATAACCGTTACCTGATGGAAGTTCCGGATTCACTGGAAGGCCGTGATGTACTGGCCGCCATTACCATCGTACAAGGTTCCGCTCAAAGAGAACGCTCGGCGGGCAAACGTTTTGGCTACTCCGGAGACGCGGTGTACGAGTCGGTATTCCGTTTTCAGAAAGCTTCCGGCAACCGCCTGACGCTTGTACAGCCGATGTTCCTGAACGCCAGCGATACCACTACTGCTTTCTACAGGCCCGCTACGGCATCGCTGTTGCCCGTATTATTATCTTTTGACGTAAAGGCGAAGTCTGAATACTCGGTGCTGATAGATTTTACGGATGCTTTCAAAGGTGATGCGGACCTCTTTTCACTGCGCGGTGCGAAGGACGAGCTGGGCATCGGGGAGCTGCAGGCGGACAAATCGTTTGTGAAAAGCGTGACCTGTTTCCCCGGCAATATCAATTTCCGGTCAGTGAAAAGCTATGGCCCCGGCGCAGTACCGCCTGCAAAAAATGGGCCTGGGTTGCCGGTCGCGGAAAAAGGCCTGAAGCAACCCGGCGAGGCAACGGCCTGGGAAGTAGGCGCTTCCTGGATATTGTTGCCGGAAACACCCATGAAGCAACGTTTTATGGACGAAAGAGTAGGTTACTTCACAACGAGCGTGCGGGACCTGGACAACTACCCGGACCATCCGCGCCATGTGCAGCTGGCTACCCGCTGGGATCTGCAGCCCAGGCCGGAGGACGTGCAGCGGTATCTTGCCGGTGAACTGGTGGAGCCCGCCAAGCCCATTATCTTTTTTATAGACAGGGACACTCCGGACTATCTCGTACCGTATTTTATCGATGGGGTCAATGAATGGAGAAGGGCTTTTGAGAAAGCCGGCTTTAAAAACGCCATTACGGCAAAACCCGAACCTGCGGCGGATGACAGCACCTATTCGCTGGAAGATGTCCGTTATTCCTATATCTCCTATAAAGCTTCACCTATCCCGAACGCTTACGGGCCATCCGTATGCGACCCGCGTTCCGGCGAGATCATCAGTTCCCGTGTTGCGGTATTTCATAATATCATGGACCTGATACAGCGCTGGTATTTTGCGATGTGCGCCACCATCGACCCGGAGGCCCGGCAGTTCCCGCTCAGCCGCGAGGTCATGGGGCGCCTCGTTAAAAATGTGGTTACCCATGAAGTGGGCCATGCCTTGGGCCTGCGGCACAATTTCGCCGGCAGCGCTACGTATGATGTAGATAGCATCCGAAATCCCGCTTTCGTAAAAAAGAACGGGTTCGGGGCGTCCGTGATGGATTACATGCGCTTTAACTACGTGGTGCAGCCGGAGGATAAAATGCCCCCTGAGCTTTTGTTGCCGGATATCGGTGTGTATGACATTTTCGCCATCGAATGGGGGTACCGCTGGATGCCGCAGTTTGGCTCCCCCAAACAGGAGGCCGATTCGCTGAAGGTTTGGGTGAGCGACAAACGGAAAGACCCGCGCCTGCTGTTCGGCAAGGAAACAGACCGGCTCGATCCCCGCTGTCAGTCAGAGGATGTTGGTAACAATGCCGTAAAGGCCGGCCGGCTGGGGATGAAAAATCTGCGCAAGACCATGTTGCATTTCGATGAGTGGATGACTTTGATGGGAGCGGATGAAGACTTCTACGGGCGGCAATACCGCAGCATACTTGGGCGCTATCATAACTATCTTGATCATGCCTGGCGTATTGTGGGTGGCCGCTATAACAATGGGGATGCATTACCGGCCGAAAACATGCCGCTTGTTGTTCCGGTAAGCCGCGAACAGGAGCTGGAGGCCATCAGCTTCCTGAAAGAGCACCTGTTTTATTATCCTGAATGGCTGTTCCCGCCAAAGATCATGAAGAAGGCCGGGTTTGAATTCGGACGGGATGGAGCGGAACCCTTCGCGGTGGGTTTTTCAAAATTGTTCCTGTCGTACAACCGGATGTTGCAGAACGAAGTCATTGCCGGTAAGGACAGCTATCCTGTATCCCGTTTCTTTGAAGAATTATATGAGGATGTATATGGAAAACTGCCGTCCGGCAAACCTGTGGATGCTTTCCACCGCATGCTGCAGCGGACCTTCCTGGCCGGTATGATCTCCAGTGCGGAATCGAAAGCCGGGTTTTCCAAAGATGTGTCGCTCCAACTGGCGATGTTGATCAGAAAAGTACAGGCCCGCTGTAACGTAGCGTTGCCTCTTGCTCCGGATGTGCTTACGAAAGCGCACCTGCAGTCGCTTTCAGATATAGTCAGCATTTGGGAAACAGGAACGGCTATGGAGTTAATAGCCATTAAATAA